From a single Lolium rigidum isolate FL_2022 chromosome 7, APGP_CSIRO_Lrig_0.1, whole genome shotgun sequence genomic region:
- the LOC124673950 gene encoding 3-oxoacyl-[acyl-carrier-protein] synthase III, chloroplastic-like, whose amino-acid sequence MVAASGIAPPRAAAALPAARARAAHRLGFLRSHSQLAAPAKLRCCASATDDGVVETAATKPRPPRVAGMGSKLVGCGSAVPSLTISNDDLSKVVETSDEWIATRTGIRSRRVLSGDETLGGLAVLAAQRALEMAQVRPEDVDLVLFCTSTPDDLFGAAGQVLAELGCSTKTLGFDITAACSGFIIGLITATQFIKGGGNYQNVLVVGADALSQYVDWTDRGTCILFGDAAGAVLVQACSPEEDGLLGFCAQSDGNGQKHLHCSGSNAESILSKTNGVPGFPPKKGTFSCIEMNGKEVFRFAVRCVPQSIEKALEEAGLPASSVDWLLLHQANQRIIDAAATRLSIPSEKVISNLANYGNSSAASIPLALDEAVRGGKVKKGDIIAASGFGAGLTWGSAIVKWG is encoded by the exons atggtcgccgcctccggcatcgcgccgccgcgggccgccgccgccctccccgccGCGCGGGCGCGCGCCGCGCACCGGCTCGGCTTCCTCCGATCCCACTCGCAGCTGGCGgcgccggcgaagctccggtgctGCGCTTCTGCCACTGACGACGGCGTCGTCGAGACGGCTGCCACCAAGCCCCGCCCCCCGAG GGTGGCCGGTATGGGTTCGAAGCTCGTTGGATGCGGCTCGGCCGTTCCATCACTTACCATCTCAAATGATGACCTCTCAAAAGTGGTTGAAACGTCAGATGAGTGGATCGCAACGCGGACCGGGATTCGGAGCAGACGAGTTCTTTCAG GAGATGAAACACTGGGAGGGCTTGCAGTTCTGGCAGCACAAAGGGCTCTTGAGATGGCTCAAGTAAGACCTGAAGATGTCGACCTTGTTCTGTTCTGCACATCTACTCCAGATGATCTATTCGGAGCTGCTGGTCAG GTGCTGGCGGAGCTGGGGTGCAGCACAAAGACACTTGGCTTTGATATCACCGCTGCCTGTAGTGGATTCATTATTGGTTTGATTACAGCTACTCAGTTTATCAAAG GTGGTGGTAATTATCAGAATGTCCTAGTAGTTGGTGCAGATGCTCTTTCACAATATGTGGACTGGACAGACAGAGGTACATGCATCCTCTTTGGTGATGCTGCTGGTGCTGTTTTGGTCCAG GCATGCAGTCCTGAAGAAGATGGCTTGCTAGGTTTTTGTGCTCAAAGCGATGGCAACGGGCAAAA GCACCTGCATTGCTCAGGCTCGAACGCTGAGTCGATCTTGTCCAAGACCAATGGCGTCCCTGGTTTCCCACCAAAGAAGGGGACTTTCTCGTGTATTGAAATGAACGGAAAAGAAGTTTTTCGCTTTGCTGTACGTTGTGTGCCACAGTCCATTGAGAAGGCACTAGAAGAGGCTGGCCTACCTGCCTCCAGTGTTGATtggttgttgcttcaccaa GCTAACCAGCGGATTATCGATGCTGCTGCTACTCGGTTGTCAATCCCATCAGAAAAGGTTATTTCTAATCTTGCTAATTACGGCAACTCCAGTGCGGCATCAATTCCATTAGCATTGGATGAGGCTGTTCGTGGCGGGAAGGTGAAGAAGGGTGATATTATCGCGGCATCGGGTTTTGGTGCTGGACTTACCTGGGGTTCTGCTATTGTCAAATGGGGCTAA